The Archocentrus centrarchus isolate MPI-CPG fArcCen1 chromosome 7, fArcCen1, whole genome shotgun sequence genome window below encodes:
- the LOC115783168 gene encoding uncharacterized protein LOC115783168, which translates to MSSQTTVVQSCRLRNLQVRGFNLRKKITLPPTYTREFIPANKAHIPTNETAKAWSHLEHIQSEIAPLQDCEVGLLIGYNCSQALLPREIVSGREDEPYAQRTDLGWSIVGQHNPCLDYGDAIGISHRIIVKNVIPELKPSVMLQKRVHYVNRTKVRDVTHSDIVKALEADFSERAADDNPVSQEDLKFLTKLKENIKKNERGHYEMPLPFRDGRPRLPNNKICAMHRLKCLERRLKKDKTYHSDYTNFMNDIITRGEATKVPDEEIDNNPAWYIPHHGVYHPHKPGKIRVVFDASAKYQDTSLNDHLLTGPDLTNTLVGVLCRFRKGPIAFMCDIERMFHQFHVTKADQDYLRFLWWENGELEATPAVYRMKVHLFGAASSPGCANFGLKHLAAQGEDRFPENVIRFIQRDFYVDDGLASVSTESEAIQLIKDSRELCSTGKLRLHKFVSNSEGVMSTIPIEERATVKDLDMSLSSRIERALGVEWCITSDTFRFRVQVKSNPLTRRGVLSTVASVYDPFGFIAPFVLAGKQILQQMCRDKVDWDQELPEHLRPQWESWIKDLSNLADLQIQRCFVPCDFGQVKGYELHHFADASVNGYGACTYLRVISQTDQVHCCLVMAKSRVTPSTVTTIPRLELSAAVVAVRVSDLLKTELEIPDVQEFFWTDSTIVLGYINNDARRFQVFVANRIQRIKSSTQPEQWAYITSEHNPADHTSRGLTAEQLKSSDWFTGPAFLWEKNLPDRDVKVGETKGNDPELRKAFLCATNAKEDLTILDRFEKFSEWSRLIKALAILRKKVKEFKGDIQKSKESTSLEERRETELFVIKLVQQKAFAEAIRSLKSKETVSKTKDRKLYKLNPFLDEEGILRVGGRLSQAVLHPHVKHPAILPKDSHISTLLIRHFHSKVQHQGRGMTMNELRANGWWILGSSRAVSSYIFKCVKCRKYRRKTESQTMGDLPKDRTETTPPFTYVGMDCFGPIFIKDGRKELKRYGLILTCLCSRAIHIEVVDDLSTDAFLNALRAFIAIRGNVRQLRCDRGTNFVGAQREFANLLKDMDQEKVKALGCEFLMNTPSASHMGGVWERQIRTIRSVLSAVFDHSMRRLDSTSLRTLLYEVMAIINSRPLSVEHLNDPTGPEPLTPNHILTMKSTIVQPPPGEFTKEDLYLQKRWRRVQYLANEFWIRWRKEYLLNLQPRQKWNAHRRDLQINDIVLLQEDLAPRNEWRLAKVTAVYPGADKKVRKVRLLLSDKAYNKNDKLVMKTVSLERPIHKVVVLIEAE; encoded by the coding sequence ATGTCTTCTCAGACTACAGTTGTTCAGTCTTGCAGACTTCGAAATCTCCAAGTTCGTGGCTTCAACCTAAGGAAGAAGATAACTCTGCCTCCAACTTATACAAGAGAGTTTATTCCAGCCAACAAGGCTCACATTCCAACTAACgaaacagctaaagcttggtcaCATTTAGAACACATACAATCGGAAATCGCACCTTTGCAAGATTGCGAAGTAGGACTGTTGATTGGATACAACTGCTCTCAAGCTCTACTTCCAAGAGAGATTGTCTCAGGCAGAGAAGACGAACCATACGCTCAGCGCACAGATCTTGGTTGGAGCATCGTCGGGCAACATAATCCCTGTTTGGACTATGGAGATGCAATTGGAATCAGTCATCGCATCATTGTCAAGAATGTCATTCCAGAACTCAAGCCTTCTGTAATGCTTCAGAAACGTGTTCATTATGTAAACAGAACAAAGGTGAGAGATGTTACTCATTCAGATATTGTCAAGGCACTCGAAGCAGACTTCTCTGAAAGGGCCGCAGATGACAATCCTGTTTCACAAGAAGACTTGAAGTTTCTCACCAAACTTAAAGAGAACatcaagaaaaatgaaaggggTCATTATGAGATGCCATTACCGTTTCGAGATGGTAGACCAAGGTTACCGAACAACAAAATATGTGCAATGCATCGTCTGAAGTGTTTGGAAAGGAGGCTTAAAAAGGATAAAACATACCACAGTGACTACACAAACTTTATGAATGACATAATCACAAGAGGGGAGGCAACTAAGGTCCCTGACGAAGAAATAGATAACAATCCTGCATGGTACATCCCACACCATGGGGTCTATCATCCACATAAACCAGGAAAGATCAGAGTTGTATTTGATGCCTCTGCCAAGTACCAAGATACCTCTCTCAACGACCATCTGCTAACCGGCCCTGACCTGACGAACACATTGGTGGGTGTTCTTTGTCGTTTTCGCAAAGGTCCTATTGCATTCATGTGCGATATAGAGCGAATGTTTCACCAATTCCACGTCACAAAAGCAGATCAGGATTATTTGAGGTTTCTTTGGTGGGAGAATGGAGAGTTGGAAGCAACACCAGCAGTCTATCGCATGAAGGTTCATCTTTTTGGAGCAGCATCTTCTCCAGGCTGCGCCAATTTCGGTTTGAAACACCTGGCGGCCCAAGGTGAAGATAGATTTCCAGAAAACGTGATACGCTTCATACAGAGAGACTTTTATGTCGATGATGGCTTGGCAAGTGTTTCTACTGAGAGTGAAGCCATTCAACTTATCAAAGACTCAAGAGAACTGTGCTCTACAGGGAAGTTAAGACTCCACAAGTTTGTGTCCAATAGTGAGGGTGTTATGTCCACTATTCCAATTGAAGAGCGTGCAACAGTTAAAGATCTGGATATGTCTCTTAGTTCACGCATTGAAAGAGCCCTTGGAGTAGAATGGTGCATCACATCAGACACTTTCAGATTCAGagttcaagtcaagtcaaaCCCATTGACAAGAAGGGGAGTACTTTCCACCGTAGCCTCAGTTTATGATCCCTTTGGCTTTATTGCACCATTTGTTCTCGCGGGCAAGCAGATTCTCCAGCAAATGTGCCGGGATAAGGTAGATTGGGATCAAGAGCTTCCAGAGCACTTAAGACCCCAGTGGGAGTCCTGGATCAAAGATCTTTCCAATTTAGCTGACTTACAGATCCAAAGATGTTTCGTTCCCTGTGATTTTGGACAAGTCAAAGGCTATGAGTTACATCACTTTGCAGACGCCAGTGTCAATGGATATGGCGCATGTACTTACCTGCGAGTCATTAGCCAAACAGATCAAGTTCATTGCTGTTTGGTAATGGCCAAGTCAAGAGTCACACCTTCTACTGTCACAACTATTCCTCGACTCGAGCTCTCAGCAGCAGTTGTTGCCGTTAGGGTCAGTGATTTACTCAAAACAGAGCTTGAAATCCCAGATGTACAAGAGTTCTTTTGGACAGATTCAACCATTGTTCTTGGCTACATTAATAATGACGCCAGAAGATTTCAAGTGTTTGTTGCTAACCGCATCCAAAGAATCAAATCAAGCACACAACCAGAGCAATGGGCGTATATTACGTCAGAGCACAACCCCGCAGACCACACTTCTAGAGGTTTAACAGCAGAACAACTGAAGTCCTCTGATTGGTTCACAGGACCAGCCTTTCTCTGGGAAAAGAACCTACCCGATAGAGATGTCAAGGTGGGAGAGACTAAGGGAAATGACCCGGAACTTCGCAAAGCCTTTTTGTGTGCAACCAATGCCAAGGAAGACCTAACTATTCTTGACAGATTCGAGAAGTTCTCAGAATGGTCCAGACTAATCAAAGCACTTGCAATCTTGAGAAAAAAGGTCAAGGAATTTAAGGGTGATATACAGAAAAGTAAGGAAAGTACAAGTttagaagagagaagagaaacagaACTGTTTGTCATTAAACTTGTTCAACAAAAAGCCTTTGCTGAAGCAATAAGGAGTCTGAAGTCAAAGGAAACTGTTTCCAAGACCAAGGACCGTAAACTGTACAAGTTAAATCCATTCCTGGATGAGGAAGGCATACTCAGAGTTGGCGGACGTTTGAGTCAAGCAGTGTTACATCCACACGTGAAACATCCAGCAATACTGCCTAAGGACAGTCATATTTCAACTTTATTGATAAGACATTTTCACTCTAAGGTTCAGCATCAAGGTCGTGGAATGACTATGAATGAACTGCGTGCTAACGGTTGGTGGATCCTTGGAAGCAGCCGTGCAGTTTCATCATACATCTTCAAATGTGTCAAGTGTCGGAAGTACAGACGAAAAACAGAGTCTCAAACCATGGGAGATTTACCAAAAGACCGGACAGAAACTACACCACCCTTTACCTATGTAGGTATGGATTGTTTTGGTCCAATTTTCATCAAAGATGGACGGAAGGAGCTTAAGAGGTATGGACTCATACTTACATGTCTATGTTCACGAGCCATACATATTGAAGTAGTAGACGACTTAAGCACAGACGCATTCCTCAATGCTTTGCGTGCGTTTATTGCAATCAGAGGTAATGTTCGGCAGCTAAGATGTGACAGAGGAACCAATTTTGTTGGTGCCCAGAGAGAGTTTGCTAATCTCTTAAAGGATATGGATCAGGAAAAGGTGAAAGCACTTGGATGTGAATTTCTCATGAATACTCCGTCAGCAAGCCACATGGGCGGCGTGTGGGAGAGGCAGATAAGGACCATCCGTAGTgttctttcagctgtttttgacCATTCCATGAGAAGACTCGACAGTACATCGTTGAGAACTTTGTTGTATGAAGTCATGGCAATTATCAATAGTAGGCCACTCTCTGTGGAACATTTGAATGATCCAACTGGTCCTGAACCATTGACGCCGAACCACATTCTAACTATGAAGTCAACCATTGTTCAGCCTCCGCCAGGAGAGTTCACAAAGGAAGATTTGTATCTTCAAAAAAGATGGAGAAGAGTACAATATTTGGCCAACGAGTTTTGGATCCGTTGGAGGAAAGAATATTTGCTCAACCTGCAACCAAGACAAAAGTGGAATGCGCACAGAAGAGATCTGCAGATAAATGATATCGTGCTTCTACAAGAAGATCTTGCACCACGAAATGAATGGAGGCTAGCTAAAGTCACAGCTGTTTATCCTGGAGCAGATAAGAAAGTGAGAAAAGTCAGGCTTTTACTCAGTGACAAGGCAtataacaaaaatgacaaactaGTGatgaaaacagtttctttagAACGACCTATACATAAAGTTGTTGTTTTGATTGAAGCAGAGtaa